Part of the Lampris incognitus isolate fLamInc1 chromosome 1, fLamInc1.hap2, whole genome shotgun sequence genome is shown below.
CTGGAGGAGCTGAATTTCATGCTGAGTGGTGGCGGTTTTGGTGTGCTGCCCTCCTACGCCCCAGATTTCTACCAGGATGAGCCCTGGGTGGAGTTCATCGAGGTGGAGCCAGAGGATGCTGATCCTGCAGAGAGGGAGAACAACCGGGGCTCAGACACGCAAAAGCTCCTGAGTTCGTCCCAGCCCACCGGTCACCACACACACCTGGAGAGAACCCAAGCCCATAGGTACTGCAGAGATCCGCCACTTTGACGGGGTTGTTGTTCTGTGCTTTGTAGCTCTGCAAATGTGAACATCGTTGGGACCAAAATGGGCATTAAAGGAATAGTTCGGAATTTTTTTGAAGACTGTCTCTATTTTATACTCGCCTCTCATTGAGTACAGAGGTGGGTTTTATCTgtttttcacagtcatccatcctttgcTTCATAATGGATACGCAGTTCTAGTTTGCAATCAACAGTTCAATTTAATTAAAGGGGGACAAATCCACTATCCTCATTTGGTGCAAAAACAATCCAAGGTTCAACCAAAATCAAGTCTGAAGTCTGAATCAGTTtgaattatttttaaaaaaaaagtagtttTTACAATCAATGATCCatgatccaaactgcttatcctgctctcagggtggcagggatgccggtgcctatcccagcagtcactgggcggcaggcggggagacaccctggacaggccgcaaggccgtcacagggccaacacacaattGGATATATGGACGAGAAATTCTTGGAACAACTATATAAAGATGGTGCTAATTACAAGGTCTTGCTCTCTTAAGTATTTTACTGAAAAATACAACAGCAGATAATTTCATATGCCGCCTTTGCTGGTACATCCTATGAAAAAGAGTAAATGGCATGCTCATTTAAATGGCGGCCTATCGTTTTACTGCTGAAATTAAACTCCAGTCAGACGCAGCTCCTGCACTGACTTTCCCTGCCATTTTGCTTCCTTCGACACAGCCTACAAGTGATTATCAGCAGGCCACTCCACCGCAGCACAGCAGAGCGAACATTAAGATAGAAATTGGCACGAAAAACGACTGTAAATTTTTAAAATGGCACCTGGAGTCTGCTACAATATTCTACAGTAGTAGCATCATATTTGCTTTGGTTgagctatatatattttttttttaatttattttatttgttttattattattatttattttatttttttgcactgaACGAGTGTTGTGAATTTTCCCCTTTTCAATTGCCATTCTAGATGGAAAGATCTAGCTGTGTGACCGGTGTGGAGAAAAGAATGGATTTGAAACAGGGATAGACTTCAAAAAATCTGGACTGATCTTTTTATACCTCTTCTCGTCTCATTTTCCTTTTCAATCTCTTACTTTCATTGTTCTCCCTCACCTTTTTTATATTTATcaatcaatccccccccccccccagcttctcCGATGAGGATTCACACCGGACCGGCTGTTCTGACCGAGACCTTCCAAATCAGGAGGCCTTGACGTTAATGGCCACCCTTCTGCCGGGCCAGCCCGACGGCGATCAGGGCTCGCTGGATGATTTAGATGCAGTCCCGGAGGGAGGGGACAGGCCTCAGACGTGGGTCAACACAGACTTCTACGCCCAGGTCAGTAACGTGATGCCCTCCGGAGGCGTGGTGCTGTCCCCTGGCCAGCAACTAAGAACCCAGGAGAGCACCTCAGCTTTAGAGGAGAAGAAGCCAAAGAAGAAGGGAATGGAGAATGAAAGGGAGGGGGAGTCAAAGAAAGAGGAGATACAGAGTGATCTGCAGTTTCAGCTGCTCGTAGTGGATCCTGAGGGAAGCGGCTATACCACAGAGAGCAGCGCCCGGCAGATTGGCACTCCCTCAAGCCCCCTGATGCCTGGCGAGGGGTACCAAACCGTGCCCCCTCGGTCCATTGAATCGAAACCCCGCCAGGAGGCTTTCCTGCCAACATACTCACCGGCCATAGCGGGGGACTACCAGCCGCCGTACATCTTTCCCGACTCTTCCCGATCCCAGCGGCTCCCCCCCGTCTCGGACTATACAGTGGTACAAGAAGTGGACTGTCAGCGCAGCCTTCTCCTCAACCCAccttccccccagtctcccccacaTGGCTTGCCCCAACACCCCCTCAAGGCCCTACCTCCCATGCCTGTAGGGTACATCTCGCCAGACTTATTTGGAAACCTCtcaccctgaaaaaaaaaaccccaatctaCGAGGGATACGAGGCCTTTGGGTGCAGAGATAAGCCAACCGATATTTTCCCCGACACAAACAGCCTGACTGACTACCAACCAAATAACACACAGTGCAACGTGTGGATGAGACTATACAGGCCTTTGTTTTCAGGGGTTGCCGAAAAGGAAGCTGTGAGGATACCACATTGTTGTTAAGATTTCTTGTAGCATCTGGAGGTTGGAAAGTGTGCTTTGCTGTCCCAACGGGTGATTTTTCTGAATTTCTGGAAGCGAAAAGGAATTTTACCGCGTCAAGCCAATGTGTTTAACAAAGAGACGCTTAACGAGCTTTATCCGAGTCACGCGAAGCAGAGAAAGGTAGAGACGCGCAGTCAGAAGCCGGATGGAGGGTTTGCAGTATTTTTACACACACAACGCATCACACGTAAACAGAATATAAGCTGAAAATCAGATTCTGGTGATTGAGAAAGAAACCCAGCTCAATGATAAACAGACGTGCTTTAGTTTTTGTTAGCTCTATGACGAATTATATTTAGAGTCGTGTTGAGACTGTGACACATGTTTGAAATGCCTCCTGTTGAAGTCTTAAACCGAGAAAACTGATGTCAACTTATAATCGACGAGGAGATAAAGTACATTGTAGGCAGGTTTTCCGCACTGCCCTTGTTGGAAACTTGACATGGTCATCCTCACGTCGTGCTGACAGCGGTACGTTGTCGGCATACTCGTTTTCCTAACAAAGAAAGACCCTCACTTAGCTGTCATCTTATCGTTTTGACATACCACCAATTCATCTGATCGGTGCCTAGACGGgggagtgctttttttttttttatgtactgAAAGTCACTTAACCCGTCTCTCCTCACAATAGGATCTGATTTTATTTATAGCCGTAATTcatgatttaatttttttttatataaatacatataaatgGACGCTTTCAGAGAATGTACATTACCTTGAGCGATGCCTTATGGCTGTCGCGGGAGTAAGTCTAGACACATTTATTATGTCTGAGAGCTGCTCAGTACGCCCACTGTCGTGTGCCGTTGGACAAACGAGTCCCGACGGCTGGATCAGCTGCCTTGCTTAAAGGCGCGTTCACGGCAGTTATTTTGGGTTGG
Proteins encoded:
- the ghra gene encoding growth hormone receptor a, with amino-acid sequence MSQLFNRVRLSRSSDFSADRLHLNIMDFSSPPTLHLFLLITPLALLSAPGSAFLMDHMPSSAPSEPHFTECISREQETFRCWWSTGSFHNLSSPGALRVFYIKKDSSEWRECPEYIYSKQECFFNRSYTSIWMRYCIQLRTQNNVTYFNEDDCFTVENIVRPDPPVSLNWTLLKVSPSKLYYDIKVSWKPPPSADIERGWMRIEYEIQYRGLNSTYWEALEIQDSTQQTIYGLHIGEEYEVRIRCRMKAFTKFGEFSDSVFIEMTEIPSEESTFPVTLVLIIGVVGVIILIMLVILSQQHRLMVILLPPVPTPKIKGIDPELLKKGKLEELNFMLSGGGFGVLPSYAPDFYQDEPWVEFIEVEPEDADPAERENNRGSDTQKLLSSSQPTGHHTHLERTQAHSFSDEDSHRTGCSDRDLPNQEALTLMATLLPGQPDGDQGSLDDLDAVPEGGDRPQTWVNTDFYAQVSNVMPSGGVVLSPGQQLRTQESTSALEEKKPKKKGMENEREGESKKEEIQSDLQFQLLVVDPEGSGYTTESSARQIGTPSSPLMPGEGYQTVPPRSIESKPRQEAFLPTYSPAIAGDYQPPYIFPDSSRSQRLPPVSDYTVVQEVDCQRSLLLNPPSPQSPPHGLPQHPLKALPPMPVGYISPDLFGNLSP